The proteins below are encoded in one region of Neisseria macacae ATCC 33926:
- the mltG gene encoding endolytic transglycosylase MltG yields the protein MLKKMLKWFAVFFVAVAAVFAALLFVPKDNGKAYRIKIAKNQGISSVSRTLAEDGVVYNRHVLVAAAYLIGAHNKLNAGSYRLPSNISAWGILQKIRNGRPDAVTVQIVEGSRFATMRKIIDNTPDIEHKTRGWSDAELMQAIAPDALSSNPEGQFFPDSYEIDAGSSDLQIYQTAYQTMQRRLKDAWEDRQSGLPYKNPYEMLIMASLIEKETAHEDDRAHVASVFVNRLNIGMRLQTDPTVIYGMGSAYKGKIRKADLQRDTPYNTYTRSGLTPTPIALPSKAALEAAAHPSNEKYLYFVSKMDGTGLSQFSHNLEEHNAAVRKYILKK from the coding sequence ATGCTGAAAAAAATGTTGAAATGGTTTGCGGTATTTTTTGTTGCCGTTGCCGCCGTGTTCGCCGCCTTGCTGTTTGTTCCCAAAGACAACGGCAAAGCATACCGCATCAAAATTGCCAAAAACCAAGGCATCTCTTCCGTCAGCCGTACGCTTGCCGAAGACGGAGTCGTTTACAACCGCCATGTGCTGGTCGCAGCCGCCTACCTGATAGGCGCACACAACAAACTCAACGCCGGCTCGTACCGCCTTCCTTCCAACATTTCCGCCTGGGGTATTTTGCAGAAAATCCGCAACGGCAGACCCGATGCTGTTACCGTTCAAATCGTCGAAGGTTCGCGTTTTGCCACGATGCGTAAAATCATCGATAACACCCCCGACATCGAACACAAAACACGCGGCTGGAGCGATGCGGAACTCATGCAGGCAATTGCCCCCGACGCGCTCAGCAGCAATCCCGAAGGTCAGTTTTTCCCCGACAGCTATGAAATCGACGCAGGCAGCAGTGATTTGCAAATCTACCAAACCGCTTATCAAACCATGCAACGTCGTCTGAAAGATGCTTGGGAAGATCGCCAAAGCGGATTGCCCTACAAAAATCCGTATGAAATGCTCATTATGGCGAGCCTGATTGAAAAAGAAACCGCCCACGAAGACGACCGCGCCCATGTTGCTTCAGTATTCGTCAACCGCCTCAACATCGGCATGCGCCTGCAAACCGACCCGACCGTGATTTACGGCATGGGAAGCGCGTACAAAGGCAAAATCCGCAAAGCCGACCTCCAGCGCGATACGCCGTATAACACCTACACCCGCAGCGGCTTAACCCCGACCCCCATCGCCCTGCCGAGCAAAGCCGCCCTTGAAGCCGCCGCGCATCCGTCGAATGAAAAATACCTCTATTTCGTCTCCAAAATGGACGGCACCGGCTTGAGCCAGTTCAGCCATAATCTGGAAGAACACAATGCCGCTGTACGCAAATATATTTTGAAGAAATAG